The following proteins come from a genomic window of Amphiura filiformis chromosome 16, Afil_fr2py, whole genome shotgun sequence:
- the LOC140136086 gene encoding ubiquitin-conjugating enzyme E2 C-like: MAQNVDPAMVAAPQRRGKESTVETSSNRDGHSVSKRLQRELMALMMSASPGISAFPEGDDIFKWVGTLEGAAGTVYEDLKYKISLHFPSKYPYSAPTVKFVTPIFHPNVDQRGNICLDILKEKWSALYDVRTILLSLQSLLGEPNNESPLNLTAAKLWDAQGAYKKKLLEEYEANVKGKFTL, translated from the exons atggCACAAAATGTAGATCCAGCGATGGTAGCAGCACCACAGAGAAGAGGAAAAGAATCTACAGTTGAAACATCAAGTAATCGAGATGGTCACTCAGTCAGcaagag ACTCCAAAGAGAACTTATGGCATTAATG ATGTCGGCTAGTCCAGGGATATCAGCTTTTCCAGAAGGAGATGATATTTTCAAATGGGTAGGAACACTAGAAGGTGCTGCTGGTACG GTATATGAAGATCTCAAATATAAAATCTCGCTACACTTCCCCAGCAAATATCCATACAGTGCACCAACAGTTAAATTTGTCACACCAATCTTCCATCCAAACGTCGATCAACGAGGGAACATCTGCCTTGATATCTTGAAGGAAAAGTGGTCTGCTTTGTACGATGTCAGAACAATTTTATTATCATTACAAAGTTTGTTAGGAG AACCCAATAATGAGAGTCCATTGAATCTTACAGCAGCCAAACTTTGGGATGCTCAAGGTGCATACAAGAAGAAATTATTAGAAGAGTATGAAGCCAATGTCAAGGGCAAATTCACTTTATAA